From the genome of Candidatus Dormiibacterota bacterium:
GCGGGATGCACCAACCGGACCGCCCCCGGCTTGGCTGGTCGTACCCGCGGGTGCTCAGTCCCCGGACGGGGCCACGGTATCGAGGAGGAAGGCCTGGACGAAGGCCTCGTCACGCCAGCGCTGGTAGCGGCCGGAGGGGCCGCCGTGGCCGGCGCCCATCTCCATCTTCAGGAGCAGCCGGTGGTCGTCGGTGCGCAGCGCCCGGAGCTTGGCGACGAACTTGGCCGGCTCCCAGAAGCCCACCCGGGGGTCGTTGAGGCCGCCGGTCACCAGCATCGCCGGGTAGTCGCGCGCGGTGATGTTGTCGTACGGGGAGTAGGAGAGCATGTACTCGTAGAACTCGTCCTGGTGGGGGTCGCCCCACTCCTCCCACTCGATCACGGTGAGCGGCAGCGACTCGTCGAGCATGGTGGTGACCACGTCGACGAAGGGCACCTCGGCGACCACCGCGGCGAAGAGGTCGGGGCGCATCGTGGCCGCGGCGCCGACAAGCAGGCCGCCGGCGCTGCCGCCGCGGATCGCCAGCCGGGAGGGCCGGGTGTAGCCCTCCGCCACCAGGTGCTCGGCGGCGGCGCACAGGTCGGTGAACGAGTTGCGCTTGTGCAGCAGCTTGCCGTCCTCGTACCAGCGCCGGCCCATCTCGCCGCCGCCGCGCACGTGGGCGGTGGCGCTGACGAAGCCGCGGTCGAGCAGGCTGATCACCGAGGACGAGAACACCGGGTCGGACGGGATCTCGTACGCCCCGTACCCGTAGAGGAGGCAGGGGGCGCTGCCGTCGAGGGCGAGGTCGGCACGGTGGACCACCGAGACCGGCACCCGCACCCCGTCGGGGGCGGTGGCCCAGACCCGCTGGGTGCGGTAGCGGGCCGGGTCGTGGCCGTGGACGGTGACCCGCTTGCGCAGCACCCGCTCGCGGGTGCGCATGTCGTAGTCGTAGGTCGAGCGCGGCGTCACCGGCGAGGAGAACTCGAAGCGCAGCACCGAGGTGTCGTGCTCCGGGTTCTCGCCACCCCAGGCGCTGTACACCGGTTCGTCGTGCTCGATCTCGTGGATCGCGCCGCCGTCGAGGTCCATCACCCGGATCCGGCGCAGGCCCGCGCTGCGCTCGAAGAGGGCGAGGTGGCCGGCGAAGACGTCGACGCCGTCGAGCTTGACGTCGTCGCTGCCGCCGATCAGCTCGCGCCAGGCGGCGCGGCCGGGGGATGCCACCGGGGCCTCCATCAGCCGGAAGTTCTCGGCGCCGTCGTTGGTGACGACGAACAGGCGGTCGCCGTGGTCGGCAACCATGTACTCGATGCCCTGGCGCCGCGGCTCGACCACCCGCAGCGCCCCCTCGGGGTCGGCGGCGTCGAGGAGGTGGACCTCGCTGGTGATCTGGCTGCCGAGCTGGACCACGATGAAGCGCCCGGTCTTGCTCCGCCCCACCGAGACGAAGAAGCGCTCGTCGGGCTCGGTGAGGACGAGGACGTCGTCCTCGACCGGGGTGCCGAGACGGTGGCGCCACACCTGGAACGGGCGCATCGACTCGTCGGGACGGGTGTAGAAGAGGGTGCGGTTGTCGGAGGCGAAGGCGAGCCCGTAGTAGGTCCGCGCGAGGACGTCGGACAGCTCGTGGCCGGTCTCCAGGTCGCGGATCCGCACGGTGTGGACCTCGCCGCCGTCGTGGTCGACGGCGTAGGCGAGCAGGCGGTGGTCGGGGCTGAGCGCCATCGACCCCACCGAGAGGTAGTCGTGCCCCTCGGCGAGCGCGTTCTCGTCGAGGATCACCTGCTCGGGCGCGCCGTCCGCTGCCGCCCGGCGGCAGTGGATCGGATACTGCTGGCCGGCCACGGTCCGGTGGTAGTAGAGGTGGCCGGCCCAGGGCACCGGGGCCGACTGGTCGGTCTCCTCGACCCGTCCCACGATCTCCTCGTAGAGCCGCTGCTGCAGCTCCCCGGTGTGGGCCATGGCGGCGGCGGTGTGCGCGTTCTCCGCCTCGAGGTGGGCGATGGTGGCGGGATCCTTGCGGTCGCGCAGCCAGTGCCACTCGTCGACGCGACCACGCTCCACCTCGACGGGGCGGCGGGGGGCGGCGGGCGGTTCCATGGCCGGGCAGTCTGGCAGAACCCGGAAGCTACGAGGCCTCCGCCTCCTCCCTGGTCAGCGCGGGATGGACGCCCGGGACCAGCGTGCGGGCGAGGGTGAGCCGGCGCAGCATCCCGAGCAGCATCTCCCGCTCCTCGGGCGAGAGGTCGCCGCAGATCGCCCGCTCATGCTCGACGGCGACCTTGAAGGTGCGGGCGAGCATGCTCCGGCCCTCGGGGGTCAGGTGCAGGGCGCGGGCGCGGCGGTCGTTGGGGTTGGCCCGGCGCTCGACCAGCCCCCGCTGCTCCAGGGAGTCGACGATCGACACCATCCGGCTCGGGGGGATGCGCAGCGCCTGGCCGAGAGCCTGCTGGGAGCTGCCCTGGGCCTGGGCGACGTGGCGGAGCACCAGGAACTGGCGGGGCTCCAGCCCGAGGGGGGCGAGGAGATCCTTGAACCGGCCGCTGATCACATAGCCGAGCTGGGAGATGAGGAATCCCACCCCCGCGCCCGGGGTGACGCACCCCGGATCGTCGGCTCCGCTTGGCGCTTCCGTCACAGGACTGATACTACCAGGGCGGAATCTTTCTGCTATACATCGTTCCAGTCTGTAACTATTAGCGAACAGGGGATGAGACGTGGCAGCGAAGAACCAGCTTCGAGGACGGGCACCGGACCCCGCGGCCTCGTTCATGACCCGGCTCGCCGGGTTCGTCCTCCATCACCGCAAGCGGGTGATGGCCGCGTGGGGCGTGATCTTCATCGCCGGCATGATCGCCTCCGGGGCGGTCTCGAACCGGCTCAGCTTCGACTTCTCGCTCCCCGGCCAGCCCGGCTTCGAGACCGCCAAGCAGACCATCGCAACCTTCGGCAGCGGTGGAGACCAGGCCCCCGCCATCGAGGTGGTCACCGTCCCCGCGGGTCAGACCGTGGCGGGTGACGCCTCGAGCATCGCCGCCGGCTTCGACGCCGCCCGCAGGGCGCAGCCGAAGGTGCGCGTGGTCGACCTCGCCTCCACCGGCGACCAGCGCTTCATCAGCTCCGACGGCCGCTCGACCTTCGCCCTGCTCTTCGAGCCCACCGCCACCTCGTTCGGCGGCGACACCGCGGCCACCTCGATCGAGGCCGCGCTGACGACCGCGCTCCCCGGCTACCACGTCACCACCACCGGCCTGCAGGCGCTCGAGTCCGGTGGCGACACCAGCGGGCCGGGCGTGCTCCTGGAGACCCTCGTCGCCGGCGCCGGCGCGCTCGTGGTCCTCGCCCTCGTGTTCGCCTCCTTCCTCGCCCTGGTGCCGCTGGCCGTGGCCGCGGTCTCCATCCTCGCCACCCTGCTGCTCATCCTCGGCCTCACCACCCTGACCGAGGTCTCCTTCATCGTCCAGTTCCTGGTCTCGCTGGTCGGCCTCGGCGTCGCCATCGACTACTCGCTGCTGCTGGTCACCCGCTGGCGCGAGGAGCGGGCCAAGGGCGCCGACAACCACACCGCCGTGACCATCGCCGTGGCCACCGCCGGCCGGGCGATCGCGCTCAGCGGCCTCACCGTCGGCATCGGCCTGATCGCCCTGGTGGTGCTGCCCGTGCCCGGGCTGCGCAGCGTGGGCATCGGCGGGATGCTCATCCCGGTTGTCTCCGTCGCCGTCAGCCTCACCCTGCTCCCCGCCCTGCTCGGCGGCATCGGCCCCAGGGTCGACTGGCCGCGAGTCCGCAAGGAGGCCCACGCCAGCCGCGCCTGGACCGCCTGGGCCCGCCTGATCGTCCGCCACCGCTCGATCGCGGCGACCGTCGGCGTGGCCATCCTGGCCCTCCTCATCGTCCCCGTCTTCCACCTCCAGGTCGGCGCCACCAGCGCCAGCGCCCTCTCCCAGACCGGCCCCGCCCACGCCGCCTACCAGACCCTGCTCGACGGCGGCGTGCCCGGCGGCGTGCTCACCCCGATCGAGGTCCTGGTGAAGGCCGACCGGGCGTCGGCGGCGCTCGACACCCTCACCCGGGTGCCCGGCATCGTCACCGCCGACCTCCCCACCGGGTCCTCGCACAACGGGCTCGTCGACCTCATCGCCCTGCCCAGGGACGAGACCGTCAACTCCTCGACCCTGGCCGCGGTCACCGCGGTGCGCGACGCCATGGCCTCCCAGCCGGGCGTGGTCGGGGTCAGCGGCATCGGCGCCATCGAGCTCGACTACAGCCACGCGGTCTTCGGCAACTTCCCGCTGATGTTCAGCCTGGTGGCGCTGGCCACCCTGCTGCTGCTCACCCGGGCGTTCCGCTCGCTGGTCCTGGCCGTGAAGGCCGTGGCCATGAACCTGATCTCGCTCGCCGCCACCTTCGGCCTGCTCACCTGGTTCTGGCAGGACGGCCACGGATCGAACGCCCTCTTCGGCATCCCCGCCACCGGCGCGATCACCTTCTGGCTTCCGCTGATGGTGTTCGCCTTCCTCTTCGGCCTCTCCATGGACTACGAGGTCTTCATCCTCGCCCGTGTCCGTGAGGAGTACGACCGCACCGGCTCGACCGACACCGCGGTCATCGAGGGCATCGGCCGCACCGGCCGCCTCGTCACCAGCGCGGCGCTCATCCTCTTCTTCTCCTTCGCCTCGCTCGCCTCGGCGCCGAACACCGACATCAAGGTGCTCGCCACCGGTCTCGGCGCCGGCATCCTGCTCGACGCCACCGTGGTCCGGGCCCTGCTCGTCCCCGCCCTGATCAGCATGCTCGGCAGCTGGAACTGGTACATCCCCGGCTGGCTGGCCCGGCTGCTGCGGGTCAGCCCCGACGCCCCCCGCACCCTGCCCGCCCCCGCGCGGAAGGAGGCGGAGACCGCCGCCTAGCAGCCTGACATCTCCCCTCCTGCACCAGCCCCGTCCCCGCTCGCCGGGGGCGGGGCTGTTTGTTGGCATCATGCGGGCATGCGACTCCCGGTCATGCCTCCGGTCAAGCCGATGCTGGCGAAGTCGGTGCCGCGGATCCCCCCGGGGATGTCCTACGAGGGCAAGTGGGACGGCTTCCGCTGCATCGCCTTCCGCGACGGCGACGAGGTCGAGCTGGGCAGCCGCAACGAGAAGCCGATGACCCGCTACTTCCCCGAGGTGGTCGAGGCGCTGCGCGCCAACCTGCCGGAGCGCTGCGTGGTCGACGGCGAGATCGTGATCGTGCGGCGCGACCGGCTCGACTTCGAGGCGCTGCTCAACCGCATCCACCCCGCCGCCTCGCGGGTGAACATGCTGGCCCGCGAGACCCCGGCGTCCTTCATCGCGTTCGACCTGCTCGCCCTCGGCGACGACTCCCTCCTCGAGCAGCCCTTCCGGGTGCGCCGCGAGCGGCTGGTGGAGGCCCTGGCACCGGCGGCGCCGCCGGTGCACGTGGCCGCCGCGACCACCTCCGTGGAGGTGGCCGAGAGCTGGTTCCGGGAGTTCGAGGGGGCGGGGCTCGACGGCGTGGTCGCGAAGCCCTTCGACATCGCCTACCGGCAGGACCAGCGAGTGATGTTCAAGATCAAGCACGAGCGCACCGCCGACTGCGTGGTCGCCGGCTACCGCAGGCACAAGTCGGGCCCGGTGGTCGGCTCGCTCCTCCTCGGCCTCTTCGACGGGGAGGGGAGGCTGCAGCACGTCGGGGTCGCCGCCGCCTTCTCGATGAAGCGCCGCGCCGAGCTGGTCGAGGAGCTCGCCCCCTACGCCGTCGACGACCTCTCCGACCACCCCTGGCGAGAGTGGGCGGAGGCCGAGGCGCACCAGGCGGGCAGGCTGCCCGGCGCGACCAGCCGCTGGAACGCCGACAAGAACCTCTCCTGGGTGCCGCTGCGGCCCGAGCTGGTCTGCGAGGTCGGCTACGACCACATGGAGGGCACCCGCTTCCGCCACGTCGCCCAGTTCCGGCGCTGGCGCCCCGACCGCGAGCCAGGGTCCTGCACCTACACCCAGCTCGAGGAGCCGGTCCGCTACGACCTGGCCCGGGTACTCTCGGGGCCGTCGTAGCCGCCTCCGCGCGCGGACCGATCACAGGAGGATCCCCGATGACCGGCGACCCCACCGACCCCACCGACGAGGACTTCGACGACGCCCTCGACGATGGGCCCGACGACGTCGACGAGCCCGCCGACGACAGCTTCCTGCTCGGCGCCAGCGGGGTGCAGGCGCAGGTCGAGGCGGAGGCGGCGCGTGCCGAGGCCGAGCTTGCCGGCGAGGCCGCGCCCACCGACGATCACGACGCCGTGGTGTAGGCAGCTTTCC
Proteins encoded in this window:
- a CDS encoding S9 family peptidase, with translation MEPPAAPRRPVEVERGRVDEWHWLRDRKDPATIAHLEAENAHTAAAMAHTGELQQRLYEEIVGRVEETDQSAPVPWAGHLYYHRTVAGQQYPIHCRRAAADGAPEQVILDENALAEGHDYLSVGSMALSPDHRLLAYAVDHDGGEVHTVRIRDLETGHELSDVLARTYYGLAFASDNRTLFYTRPDESMRPFQVWRHRLGTPVEDDVLVLTEPDERFFVSVGRSKTGRFIVVQLGSQITSEVHLLDAADPEGALRVVEPRRQGIEYMVADHGDRLFVVTNDGAENFRLMEAPVASPGRAAWRELIGGSDDVKLDGVDVFAGHLALFERSAGLRRIRVMDLDGGAIHEIEHDEPVYSAWGGENPEHDTSVLRFEFSSPVTPRSTYDYDMRTRERVLRKRVTVHGHDPARYRTQRVWATAPDGVRVPVSVVHRADLALDGSAPCLLYGYGAYEIPSDPVFSSSVISLLDRGFVSATAHVRGGGEMGRRWYEDGKLLHKRNSFTDLCAAAEHLVAEGYTRPSRLAIRGGSAGGLLVGAAATMRPDLFAAVVAEVPFVDVVTTMLDESLPLTVIEWEEWGDPHQDEFYEYMLSYSPYDNITARDYPAMLVTGGLNDPRVGFWEPAKFVAKLRALRTDDHRLLLKMEMGAGHGGPSGRYQRWRDEAFVQAFLLDTVAPSGD
- a CDS encoding MarR family winged helix-turn-helix transcriptional regulator, with protein sequence MTEAPSGADDPGCVTPGAGVGFLISQLGYVISGRFKDLLAPLGLEPRQFLVLRHVAQAQGSSQQALGQALRIPPSRMVSIVDSLEQRGLVERRANPNDRRARALHLTPEGRSMLARTFKVAVEHERAICGDLSPEEREMLLGMLRRLTLARTLVPGVHPALTREEAEAS
- a CDS encoding MMPL family transporter, which translates into the protein MAAKNQLRGRAPDPAASFMTRLAGFVLHHRKRVMAAWGVIFIAGMIASGAVSNRLSFDFSLPGQPGFETAKQTIATFGSGGDQAPAIEVVTVPAGQTVAGDASSIAAGFDAARRAQPKVRVVDLASTGDQRFISSDGRSTFALLFEPTATSFGGDTAATSIEAALTTALPGYHVTTTGLQALESGGDTSGPGVLLETLVAGAGALVVLALVFASFLALVPLAVAAVSILATLLLILGLTTLTEVSFIVQFLVSLVGLGVAIDYSLLLVTRWREERAKGADNHTAVTIAVATAGRAIALSGLTVGIGLIALVVLPVPGLRSVGIGGMLIPVVSVAVSLTLLPALLGGIGPRVDWPRVRKEAHASRAWTAWARLIVRHRSIAATVGVAILALLIVPVFHLQVGATSASALSQTGPAHAAYQTLLDGGVPGGVLTPIEVLVKADRASAALDTLTRVPGIVTADLPTGSSHNGLVDLIALPRDETVNSSTLAAVTAVRDAMASQPGVVGVSGIGAIELDYSHAVFGNFPLMFSLVALATLLLLTRAFRSLVLAVKAVAMNLISLAATFGLLTWFWQDGHGSNALFGIPATGAITFWLPLMVFAFLFGLSMDYEVFILARVREEYDRTGSTDTAVIEGIGRTGRLVTSAALILFFSFASLASAPNTDIKVLATGLGAGILLDATVVRALLVPALISMLGSWNWYIPGWLARLLRVSPDAPRTLPAPARKEAETAA
- a CDS encoding ATP-dependent DNA ligase codes for the protein MRLPVMPPVKPMLAKSVPRIPPGMSYEGKWDGFRCIAFRDGDEVELGSRNEKPMTRYFPEVVEALRANLPERCVVDGEIVIVRRDRLDFEALLNRIHPAASRVNMLARETPASFIAFDLLALGDDSLLEQPFRVRRERLVEALAPAAPPVHVAAATTSVEVAESWFREFEGAGLDGVVAKPFDIAYRQDQRVMFKIKHERTADCVVAGYRRHKSGPVVGSLLLGLFDGEGRLQHVGVAAAFSMKRRAELVEELAPYAVDDLSDHPWREWAEAEAHQAGRLPGATSRWNADKNLSWVPLRPELVCEVGYDHMEGTRFRHVAQFRRWRPDREPGSCTYTQLEEPVRYDLARVLSGPS